A window of the Candidatus Aminicenantes bacterium genome harbors these coding sequences:
- a CDS encoding substrate-binding domain-containing protein, whose product MKPRHLFLRCLVLGLGAALALAACGRPDSGGSAAPAATLKIAVIPKGTTHEFWKSIHAGAVQAARELGVEIIWKGPQKEDDRAQQITVVEDVISRGVNGIVLAPLDDRALVRPVQDAMRDKIPVVIIDSGLQGKDYVSFIATDNYQGGVLAARRLGGLLGGKGRVLVIRYQAGSASTTERERGFLETLERELPGLTLLAKDQYAGPTTETAYQTAENLLGRFPDATGLFCPNESSTFGALRAVQESGLAGKIRFVGFDSSPKLVQALADGDLDGLVLQNPVKMGYLGVRTMVQYLRGETIAQLIDTGVTMATKANMGTNEIKSLLTPDLSILER is encoded by the coding sequence ATGAAGCCTCGACATCTCTTTCTCCGCTGCCTCGTTCTCGGCTTGGGCGCGGCGTTGGCCCTGGCCGCCTGTGGCCGTCCCGACTCCGGCGGCTCGGCCGCTCCGGCCGCGACTCTCAAGATCGCCGTCATCCCCAAGGGCACGACCCACGAGTTCTGGAAATCCATCCACGCCGGCGCCGTCCAGGCGGCCCGCGAGCTCGGTGTCGAGATCATTTGGAAAGGCCCCCAGAAGGAGGACGATCGAGCCCAGCAGATCACCGTCGTCGAAGACGTCATCAGCCGCGGTGTCAACGGCATCGTCCTGGCGCCGTTGGACGACCGGGCCTTGGTGCGCCCCGTCCAGGATGCCATGCGCGACAAGATCCCGGTCGTGATCATCGACTCAGGTCTGCAGGGCAAGGATTATGTCAGCTTCATCGCCACCGACAACTACCAGGGCGGCGTCCTGGCCGCGCGCCGGCTGGGCGGCCTGCTCGGCGGCAAGGGCCGGGTCCTCGTCATCCGCTACCAGGCCGGCTCGGCCTCGACGACGGAGCGCGAGCGCGGCTTCCTGGAGACGCTGGAGCGGGAGCTGCCCGGCTTGACGCTTCTAGCCAAGGACCAGTACGCCGGCCCGACCACCGAGACCGCCTACCAGACCGCCGAAAACCTGCTCGGCCGCTTCCCTGACGCCACCGGCCTGTTCTGTCCGAACGAGTCCAGCACCTTCGGCGCGCTCCGCGCCGTCCAGGAATCCGGGCTGGCCGGCAAGATCCGCTTCGTCGGATTCGACAGCTCGCCCAAGCTGGTTCAGGCCTTGGCCGACGGCGATCTCGACGGGCTCGTTCTCCAGAACCCGGTTAAGATGGGATATCTGGGCGTGCGGACCATGGTCCAGTATCTGCGCGGCGAGACCATCGCCCAGCTCATCGATACCGGCGTGACGATGGCCACCAAGGCCAATATGGGGACGAACGAGATCAAGAGCCTGCTCACGCCGGACTTGTCGATTCTCGAGCGATGA
- a CDS encoding DUF3467 domain-containing protein: MDEKKIDIKVDEGVAVGLYSNLAAIRHSREEFIFDFAILFPDGPAGKLLSRVILSPAHAKRFLEALSSNVQRYEAGYGEIDPGAAPPAVGFTH; this comes from the coding sequence GTGGACGAGAAAAAAATCGACATCAAAGTGGATGAGGGCGTGGCCGTCGGGCTGTATTCGAACCTGGCCGCCATCCGCCACTCGCGCGAGGAGTTCATCTTCGACTTCGCCATCCTGTTTCCCGACGGGCCGGCGGGCAAGCTGTTGAGTCGGGTCATCCTCAGCCCGGCCCATGCCAAGCGGTTTCTGGAGGCCTTGAGCTCGAACGTCCAGCGCTACGAAGCCGGCTATGGCGAGATCGATCCCGGCGCCGCTCCTCCGGCCGTCGGTTTCACTCATTGA
- the speB gene encoding agmatinase, whose translation MSDFGGALKLLSEHPDYDIAVLGVPFDEKSSYKRGQAAGPASIRAVSTGKCYNPETELGVNLERDTVFVDVGDVDTSGDVDKSFALITKGVRAILAKGAKPIVLGGDHSITYPILQAFAGVYPKLDVLHFDAHPDLYEDLYGDRLSHACPLARILEDGLAANLVQVGIRTATEEHRALAARYGVRWVEMKDFREGLELAFVHPLYISFDLDALDPAFAPGVSHHEPGGLSMRQALSVLQTVRATIVGLDVVELNPGRDVSGITAAAAFKIIQETAGRMVRP comes from the coding sequence ATGAGCGATTTCGGCGGCGCCTTGAAGCTTTTATCCGAACACCCCGATTACGACATCGCCGTCCTCGGCGTACCCTTCGACGAGAAGTCGAGCTACAAGCGCGGCCAGGCTGCCGGGCCGGCCTCCATTCGGGCGGTCTCGACCGGCAAGTGCTACAACCCCGAGACCGAGCTCGGCGTCAACCTGGAGCGGGATACTGTCTTTGTCGACGTCGGGGACGTGGACACGTCCGGCGACGTCGACAAATCGTTCGCCCTGATCACCAAAGGCGTCCGGGCCATTCTGGCCAAGGGCGCCAAGCCGATCGTCCTGGGCGGCGATCATTCCATCACCTATCCCATCCTGCAGGCTTTTGCCGGAGTATACCCCAAGCTCGACGTGCTCCATTTCGACGCCCACCCGGATCTCTATGAAGACCTCTACGGCGATCGGTTGTCGCACGCCTGCCCCTTGGCCCGCATCCTGGAGGATGGACTGGCCGCGAACCTGGTCCAGGTCGGCATCCGGACCGCGACCGAGGAGCACCGCGCGTTGGCGGCGCGGTACGGAGTGCGATGGGTGGAGATGAAGGACTTCCGGGAAGGATTGGAACTCGCCTTCGTCCACCCGCTCTATATCTCGTTCGATCTCGACGCGCTTGACCCGGCCTTTGCGCCGGGGGTTTCCCATCATGAGCCGGGCGGGCTGTCCATGCGCCAGGCGCTAAGCGTTCTGCAGACGGTACGGGCGACGATCGTGGGTTTGGATGTGGTCGAGCTCAACCCCGGGCGGGATGTCTCCGGGATCACGGCGGCCGCCGCCTTTAAAATCATTCAGGAGACGGCCGGACGCATGGTCCGGCCGTGA
- a CDS encoding ABC transporter ATP-binding protein codes for MKPVLELDNVRKSFKIGFIPKTHEILKGISFSVEEGEVFGYLGPNGAGKTTTIKCALGLIFPDAGTIRLFGRPHLDPKAKAGLGFLPENPYFYDYLTAVEFLDFYARLFGIPAEIRAERIPRLLKLVSMERSAGLQLRKFSRGMLQRVGLAQALINDPALVILDEPLGGLDPIGRKEIRDIILGLRDAGKTVVFTSHILQDIEMICRRVAIIVGGRILSQGRLADLVSEKVLFTEITVSGIPEAELAARGACVTEPGGRVMVKVADEADVAAVLEAVRARKARLHSLVPRTQTLEDIFVDMVKTT; via the coding sequence ATGAAGCCGGTCCTCGAGCTCGACAACGTCCGCAAATCGTTCAAGATCGGATTCATCCCCAAGACCCACGAGATCCTCAAAGGCATCTCCTTCTCCGTCGAGGAGGGCGAAGTCTTCGGCTATCTCGGCCCCAACGGCGCCGGCAAAACGACGACCATCAAGTGCGCCTTGGGCCTGATCTTCCCGGACGCCGGTACGATCCGGCTGTTCGGCCGCCCCCACCTCGATCCCAAGGCTAAGGCCGGGCTGGGCTTCCTGCCGGAAAACCCCTATTTCTACGACTATCTGACGGCCGTGGAGTTCCTGGACTTCTACGCCCGGCTGTTCGGGATCCCGGCCGAGATCCGGGCCGAGCGCATCCCCCGCCTGCTCAAGCTGGTGTCCATGGAGCGGTCCGCCGGCCTCCAGCTGCGAAAGTTCTCGCGCGGCATGCTGCAGCGGGTCGGCCTGGCCCAGGCCCTGATCAACGACCCCGCCCTCGTCATCCTGGACGAGCCGCTGGGCGGGCTGGACCCGATCGGGCGCAAGGAGATCCGCGACATCATTCTCGGACTCCGCGACGCCGGCAAGACCGTCGTCTTCACCTCGCACATCCTGCAGGACATCGAGATGATCTGCCGCCGGGTGGCCATCATCGTCGGCGGCCGCATCCTGAGCCAGGGCCGGCTGGCGGACCTCGTTTCGGAAAAAGTCCTCTTCACCGAGATCACCGTGTCCGGCATCCCCGAGGCCGAGCTGGCCGCCCGCGGCGCCTGCGTCACCGAACCCGGCGGGCGGGTCATGGTCAAGGTCGCCGACGAGGCGGATGTGGCGGCGGTGCTGGAGGCCGTGCGGGCCCGCAAAGCCCGCCTCCATTCGTTGGTCCCCCGGACCCAGACCCTCGAGGACATCTTCGTCGACATGGTGAAAACGACATGA
- a CDS encoding ABC transporter permease, whose protein sequence is MSAVRTIALNTFKEAVRDRVLYLLLFFAAASIGLSRVLALLTVGDRVKIVKDVGLAAIAFFGALMAILIGTGLVSKEIEKRTIFTLLSKPIRRSEFLLGKFAGLVLVLLVMTGLMSLILLGLVFAHTLAIDLKLLAAVAFLIMEFVLLTAVAILFSCFSTPILSSLYSLGFYLIGHFSWSLMTLIKKMRPGAGRTVVRALYLLLPDLEVFNYKTEVVHGLPIPAAALLTGPAYAVVYTAVVLSIAVLVFRRRDFV, encoded by the coding sequence ATGAGCGCCGTCCGGACCATCGCCCTGAACACCTTCAAAGAGGCGGTCCGCGACCGCGTCCTCTACCTCCTGCTGTTCTTCGCCGCCGCTTCGATCGGCCTGTCCCGGGTGCTGGCCCTGCTGACCGTCGGCGACCGGGTCAAGATCGTCAAGGACGTCGGGCTGGCGGCCATCGCCTTCTTCGGCGCCCTGATGGCCATCCTGATCGGCACCGGCCTCGTCTCCAAGGAGATCGAGAAGCGGACCATCTTCACCCTGCTTTCCAAGCCCATTCGCCGGTCCGAATTTCTGCTGGGCAAGTTCGCCGGCCTGGTCCTGGTCCTGCTGGTCATGACCGGACTGATGAGCCTCATCCTGCTCGGGCTCGTCTTCGCCCATACCCTGGCCATTGACCTGAAGCTTCTGGCCGCCGTCGCCTTCCTGATCATGGAGTTCGTCCTCCTGACGGCCGTGGCCATCCTCTTCTCCTGCTTCTCCACCCCCATCCTGAGCTCGCTTTACTCGCTCGGGTTCTATCTGATCGGCCACTTCAGCTGGAGCCTGATGACCCTGATCAAGAAGATGCGCCCCGGCGCGGGCCGGACGGTCGTGCGGGCCCTCTATCTGCTTCTACCCGACCTGGAGGTCTTCAACTACAAGACCGAGGTCGTGCACGGCCTGCCCATCCCGGCCGCGGCCCTGCTGACCGGGCCGGCCTACGCCGTAGTCTACACGGCGGTTGTCCTGTCCATCGCCGTCCTCGTCTTCCGCCGGCGCGACTTCGTCTAA
- a CDS encoding A24 family peptidase yields the protein MEALIFVGLLGLCWGSFLNVVIHRVPRGLNLSRPPSACPACGTRIRPWDNIPVFSYLLLGGRCRACRARVSPRYLFVELLTPALLLVLFVRLGYGLPFFAAAVFTSALIALAFIDFDHKILPDKIVFPTAALGLLYAFFRDDMNVGQALLGAAVGAGFLLLVFGAYYLVRKKEGLGMGDVTMMIMVGLYLGWGKTLLTLILASFVGAIVGAVIMAVRKKDLQFALPFGTFLAPAAYVALVWGDQIIAAYFQDLGLRSAILGLEGPGAAKHRCGCESPAKVCNPNAARTGLGRPPTGSHHRAGRPDGRTAPLPSRPVRRSASFRTRRRPAKRAPPSFESRRTLGGDHRSRCGRIIPPERICGLCEA from the coding sequence GTGGAAGCGCTGATTTTCGTCGGCCTGCTCGGACTGTGCTGGGGCAGCTTCCTGAACGTCGTCATCCATCGCGTCCCCCGGGGCCTGAATCTGTCCCGCCCGCCCTCGGCCTGCCCGGCCTGCGGGACCCGCATCCGGCCCTGGGACAATATCCCCGTCTTCTCCTACCTCCTGCTCGGCGGCCGCTGCCGGGCCTGCCGGGCCAGGGTCTCGCCGCGCTATCTTTTCGTCGAGCTTCTGACGCCCGCCCTGCTTCTCGTCCTCTTCGTCCGGCTCGGCTATGGGCTGCCGTTCTTCGCCGCCGCCGTTTTCACCAGCGCCCTCATCGCCCTGGCCTTCATCGATTTCGACCATAAGATTCTGCCCGACAAGATCGTTTTCCCGACCGCAGCTCTCGGGCTTCTCTATGCATTTTTCAGGGACGATATGAACGTCGGCCAGGCTTTGCTGGGAGCGGCCGTGGGGGCGGGGTTCCTGCTCCTGGTCTTCGGGGCCTACTATCTGGTCCGGAAAAAAGAGGGGCTGGGCATGGGCGACGTGACCATGATGATCATGGTCGGCTTGTACCTGGGCTGGGGCAAGACCCTGCTGACGCTCATCCTGGCCAGCTTCGTGGGCGCCATCGTCGGCGCCGTCATCATGGCGGTCCGCAAGAAGGACCTGCAATTTGCTCTGCCGTTCGGAACCTTCCTGGCGCCGGCCGCCTATGTCGCGCTGGTCTGGGGCGATCAGATCATCGCCGCGTATTTTCAAGACCTAGGGCTGCGAAGCGCTATCCTAGGCCTTGAAGGGCCTGGGGCTGCAAAGCACCGGTGCGGTTGTGAGTCGCCAGCTAAAGTTTGCAATCCTAATGCCGCTCGGACAGGGCTTGGAAGGCCACCGACAGGATCGCATCATAGGGCCGGCCGACCCGATGGAAGAACGGCTCCGCTTCCAAGCCGGCCGGTTCGACGATCTGCATCTTTTCGAACTCGTCGCCGTCCAGCCAAACGCGCTCCCCCGAGCTTCGAATCACGACGGACTCTTGGCGGTGATCATCGTAGCAGATGCGGACGGATAATTCCCCCGGAGCGGATTTGCGGTTTGTGTGAAGCATGA
- the asnB gene encoding asparagine synthase (glutamine-hydrolyzing) yields the protein MCGICGLARPVAGASPVPEDLVVRMCRTIVHRGPDDEGVYVDERVGLGNRRLSIIDLVTGHQPLSNEDGSVWIAYNGEAYNFAGIRDDLIARGHAMATKSDTETLVHAYEEWGAPAFLDRFRGMFAFALWDKRIGKLFLFRDRLGVKPLYYTLTPGGTLVFGSELKTILTHPAVERELEPRALDLYLTLEYVPSPFSIFKGIYKLPAGHYLEYEAGKITIRKYWDIEPEAGPPRQIKPAELPGICDELYALLKESVKLRLVSDVPLGAFLSGGIDSSTIVALMRELGASPLKTFSIGFADQTYNELHHARRIAELFETEHEEFIIEPRALELTETLIRHLDEPLGDFSIFPTYLVSQMTRAHATVALSGDGGDELFAGYEHYQAQRMARRFAVPAGGKAVGALVGRLRPSDKKKGTWNKLRRFTEGFDHEAHLRHLRWMMFLSARDRRRLYAPGLVESLGGIKGVDEGEPFAGLFEKAARFDDITGELYLDLKSYLVDDIMVKVDRMSMAVSLEAREPLLDHKLVEFAFRLPGDLKLRGGQTKWILKKTMERVLPAENVWRGKEGFSIPIKHWLKTDLRDLMKDVLAEDRLAKDGLFNPKPVRAMIDAHLAGRENYSHQLWALMVFQMWKSQYLG from the coding sequence ATGTGCGGCATCTGCGGCCTGGCCCGCCCCGTGGCGGGCGCGTCACCCGTCCCCGAGGACCTGGTCGTCCGGATGTGCCGGACGATCGTCCACCGCGGCCCGGACGATGAAGGCGTCTATGTCGACGAGCGGGTCGGGCTGGGCAACCGCCGCCTGAGCATCATCGACCTGGTCACCGGCCACCAACCCCTGTCCAACGAGGACGGCTCGGTCTGGATCGCCTATAACGGCGAGGCCTACAACTTCGCCGGGATCCGCGACGATTTGATCGCCCGCGGCCACGCCATGGCCACCAAATCCGACACCGAGACGCTCGTCCACGCCTATGAGGAATGGGGGGCGCCCGCCTTCCTGGACCGCTTCCGAGGCATGTTCGCCTTCGCCCTGTGGGACAAACGGATCGGGAAGCTGTTTCTCTTCCGCGACCGCCTCGGCGTCAAGCCGCTCTATTACACCCTGACCCCGGGCGGCACGCTCGTCTTCGGGTCGGAGCTCAAAACCATCCTGACCCACCCGGCCGTCGAGCGCGAGCTCGAGCCGCGGGCCTTGGATCTCTACCTGACCCTGGAGTACGTCCCCTCCCCGTTCTCGATCTTCAAAGGCATCTACAAGCTCCCGGCGGGGCACTACCTGGAGTACGAGGCCGGGAAGATCACAATCCGTAAATACTGGGACATCGAGCCCGAGGCCGGCCCGCCGCGGCAGATCAAGCCGGCCGAGCTTCCCGGAATCTGCGACGAACTCTACGCCCTGCTCAAGGAGAGCGTCAAGCTTCGATTGGTCAGCGACGTTCCTCTGGGCGCGTTCCTGAGCGGCGGCATCGACTCCTCGACCATCGTCGCCCTGATGCGCGAGCTGGGAGCCTCGCCCCTCAAGACCTTCTCCATCGGTTTCGCCGACCAGACCTACAACGAGCTTCACCATGCCCGGCGCATCGCCGAGCTGTTCGAGACCGAGCACGAGGAATTCATCATCGAGCCTCGGGCCCTGGAATTGACCGAGACGCTGATCCGGCACCTGGATGAGCCTCTGGGTGATTTCTCGATCTTCCCGACCTACCTTGTCTCCCAAATGACCAGGGCCCACGCCACCGTGGCTTTGTCGGGCGACGGCGGCGACGAGCTGTTCGCCGGCTACGAGCATTACCAGGCCCAGCGGATGGCCCGCCGATTCGCGGTCCCGGCCGGAGGGAAGGCCGTGGGCGCGCTGGTCGGCCGCCTGCGCCCTTCGGACAAGAAGAAAGGGACCTGGAACAAGCTGCGTCGGTTCACTGAGGGGTTCGACCACGAGGCGCATTTGCGGCACCTGCGCTGGATGATGTTCTTGAGCGCCCGCGACAGGCGTAGGCTTTACGCGCCCGGCCTGGTCGAGTCGCTGGGCGGGATCAAAGGGGTGGACGAAGGCGAGCCGTTCGCCGGGCTATTCGAGAAGGCGGCCCGCTTCGACGACATCACCGGCGAGCTCTATCTCGACCTCAAGTCCTATCTGGTCGACGACATTATGGTCAAGGTCGACCGCATGAGCATGGCCGTCTCACTGGAGGCCCGCGAGCCGCTCCTCGATCACAAGCTGGTCGAGTTCGCCTTCCGCCTGCCGGGGGACCTGAAGCTCCGCGGCGGTCAGACCAAGTGGATTCTGAAGAAGACCATGGAACGGGTCCTGCCGGCCGAAAACGTCTGGCGCGGGAAAGAGGGCTTCAGCATCCCGATCAAGCACTGGCTGAAAACCGACCTGCGCGACCTGATGAAGGACGTTCTGGCCGAGGACCGGTTAGCAAAGGACGGGCTGTTCAATCCCAAGCCCGTACGGGCCATGATCGACGCCCACCTGGCCGGCCGCGAGAACTACAGCCACCAGCTTTGGGCCCTGATGGTCTTCCAGATGTGGAAGAGCCAGTACTTGGGCTGA
- the tilS gene encoding tRNA lysidine(34) synthetase TilS, with protein MPPKRRLHPAYRKFRATVLDQGLIRRGDTVLVACSGGPDSMALLHLCLELGGDEGFATAAAHFNHGLRPRAATDERFAEAAALKLDIPYFAGREDVRSLARAQRLGVEEAARLARYRFLERAAAEAGAARLATGHTMNDQAETVLLRLLRGTGPAGLAGIPTRRGLVIVRPILALERREVLSYLADRGIAYRRDETNSDTDILRNRVRHLLIPYLEKRFEPAIVRSLARLARIAGDEEVWLEAAAASRMKKLLGGPSSAPTLDAAALRRQPPALARRMVRAYIKALKGDLRDVSFDDVEAIRALAEGKRLTLWKGLTIGRRAGRLLPG; from the coding sequence ATGCCCCCCAAGCGCCGACTCCATCCCGCCTACCGCAAGTTCCGGGCCACCGTCCTCGACCAAGGCTTGATCAGACGGGGTGATACCGTCCTTGTGGCTTGTTCCGGCGGGCCGGATTCGATGGCCCTCCTCCACCTTTGCCTGGAACTGGGCGGCGATGAGGGATTCGCGACGGCCGCGGCTCACTTCAATCACGGCTTGCGGCCCCGCGCCGCGACGGATGAACGGTTCGCCGAGGCGGCGGCCCTCAAGCTCGATATTCCCTATTTCGCCGGCCGCGAGGATGTCCGCTCGCTCGCCCGTGCCCAGAGGCTGGGGGTCGAGGAGGCGGCGCGGCTGGCCCGTTACCGATTTCTCGAACGGGCGGCGGCCGAGGCCGGGGCGGCCCGGCTCGCGACCGGCCACACCATGAACGACCAGGCCGAGACCGTCCTCCTGCGCCTTCTGCGCGGCACCGGCCCCGCGGGGCTGGCCGGGATCCCGACGCGGCGCGGGCTCGTCATCGTTCGGCCGATCCTGGCGCTGGAGCGCCGGGAAGTTCTGTCCTACCTCGCCGATCGCGGAATTGCCTATCGCCGCGACGAAACAAATTCCGACACCGACATCCTCCGCAACCGCGTCCGCCATCTGCTCATTCCCTATCTTGAAAAGCGCTTCGAGCCGGCTATCGTCCGTTCGCTGGCCCGGCTGGCCCGGATCGCCGGCGATGAAGAGGTCTGGCTCGAAGCGGCCGCGGCGTCCCGAATGAAGAAGCTTCTTGGCGGCCCGTCCTCCGCTCCGACCCTCGATGCCGCCGCGCTCCGCCGCCAGCCTCCCGCGCTGGCCCGCCGCATGGTCCGAGCTTATATTAAAGCGCTTAAGGGGGACCTCCGCGACGTCTCCTTCGACGACGTCGAGGCGATCCGCGCCTTGGCCGAAGGCAAGCGGCTGACGCTCTGGAAGGGGCTGACAATCGGGCGGCGCGCGGGCCGATTGTTACCGGGCTGA
- a CDS encoding NGG1p interacting factor NIF3, which produces MKLERFYKKAVEVGIANDPRSADEIKRLLSNEAESFKDIKEDDRKAYDKDRLFNPFADTRVLHGDLGAEVTRIMVGIDIDTSELLLAHTLNRDHKAGIDLVLGHHPMGEALVRMFDVMRLQSSLLAFHGVAVSVAEQLMDQRMGEVERRLLPINATREIDAARLLGLPLMCIHTAADNCVNHFLTGLFEREKPARLKDLLKLLRAVPEYDKAVGLQMAPKIVSGSEGASCGRILLEMTGGTSGSKDIYDKLAAAGVSTLVGMHISEEHLTNAKKANLNVVIAGHIASDVLGLNLLFDEIEKEAPLEFVGVSGFERIRR; this is translated from the coding sequence ATGAAGCTCGAACGATTCTACAAGAAAGCCGTCGAGGTCGGCATCGCCAACGATCCGCGGAGCGCGGACGAGATCAAGCGTCTTTTAAGCAATGAGGCCGAATCCTTCAAGGACATCAAGGAAGACGATCGCAAGGCCTACGACAAGGACCGCCTGTTCAATCCCTTCGCCGACACGCGGGTGCTTCACGGCGACCTGGGGGCGGAAGTGACCCGGATCATGGTCGGCATCGACATCGACACGTCCGAGCTCCTGCTGGCCCACACCCTGAACCGCGACCACAAGGCCGGCATCGACCTGGTTCTCGGCCATCATCCCATGGGCGAGGCCCTGGTCCGGATGTTCGACGTCATGCGCCTGCAATCCAGCCTGCTGGCTTTTCACGGCGTCGCCGTCAGCGTCGCCGAACAGCTCATGGACCAGCGGATGGGCGAGGTCGAGCGGCGGCTGCTGCCGATCAACGCCACCCGCGAGATCGATGCGGCCCGCCTGCTGGGCCTGCCGCTGATGTGCATCCACACCGCGGCCGACAACTGCGTCAACCATTTTCTGACCGGCCTGTTCGAGCGGGAGAAGCCGGCCCGGCTGAAGGACCTGCTCAAGCTGTTGCGGGCCGTCCCGGAATACGACAAGGCCGTGGGCCTGCAGATGGCGCCCAAGATCGTCAGCGGCTCCGAGGGAGCCTCCTGCGGCCGCATCCTGCTCGAGATGACGGGCGGGACGTCGGGGTCCAAGGATATCTACGACAAGCTCGCGGCGGCCGGCGTCAGCACGCTCGTCGGCATGCACATCAGCGAGGAGCATCTGACCAACGCCAAGAAGGCCAACCTGAATGTGGTCATCGCCGGCCATATCGCCAGCGACGTGCTGGGGCTCAATCTTCTTTTCGACGAGATCGAGAAGGAGGCGCCGCTGGAGTTCGTCGGCGTCAGCGGCTTCGAGCGGATCCGGCGCTAA
- a CDS encoding Na+:solute symporter gives MHLQLLDWLIVAGILIVCFGPALFFSKRSGKSTSEFFASGRAVPWWLAGLSMVATTFSSDTPNLVTDIVRRNGVAGNWVWWAFTLTGVATVFFYARLWRRSGVMTDLEFYEMRYSGKAAGVVRGFRSVYLGFFFNCIIMATVNLAACKIAAVLFNLPRWQTLLFIFVLNVAFAAVSGLWGVLVIDMIQFFIKMTAVIAAAYFAVREVGGLGVMVAKLSAKAGPNGLNYLSILPDFRNNWDMALAIFIMPIAVQWWAVWYPGAEPGGGSYIAQRMLASKSEKDSLGAVLFFNIAHYVLRPWPWILVGLCSLIIFPQLADIQKAYPGLDPRLIGHDIAYPAMLKFLPVGFIGLMVGGLIAANSSTILTHLNWGASYLVHDFYRRFIKRDGTEKHYVKVGRYATVLLFVVASGMVFLMESAKDSFDIILQVGAGTGLLYLIRWFWWRVNAWCEVNAMVSSFLISIAFLALRRPHFILRQGLVLPTHIALLITIAVTTATWVLTAFLAKPTDPKTLLSFYRKVRPFGPGWKAVRAEAGISEEEAHGSHENIPLALVGWASGVATIWSALFTVGNVLYGRWSWAAGLFGVFLISAFILIRVINKLWENKKVVPETA, from the coding sequence ATGCACCTCCAGCTCCTCGATTGGCTGATCGTCGCCGGCATCCTGATCGTCTGCTTCGGCCCGGCCCTATTTTTCAGCAAGCGGTCCGGCAAGAGCACCTCCGAGTTCTTCGCCTCCGGCCGGGCCGTGCCGTGGTGGCTGGCGGGCTTGTCGATGGTGGCCACGACATTCTCCAGCGACACCCCCAACCTCGTCACCGATATCGTCCGCCGCAACGGTGTGGCCGGCAACTGGGTTTGGTGGGCCTTTACCCTGACCGGGGTGGCCACGGTCTTCTTCTACGCCCGGCTGTGGCGGCGGTCCGGGGTCATGACCGACCTCGAGTTCTACGAGATGCGCTACTCGGGCAAGGCCGCCGGTGTGGTGCGCGGCTTCCGCTCGGTCTACCTGGGCTTCTTCTTCAACTGCATCATCATGGCCACGGTCAACCTGGCCGCCTGCAAGATCGCGGCCGTCTTATTCAATCTGCCGCGCTGGCAGACGCTGCTCTTCATCTTCGTCCTCAACGTGGCCTTTGCCGCGGTCTCGGGATTGTGGGGCGTGTTGGTCATCGACATGATCCAGTTCTTCATCAAGATGACCGCCGTCATCGCCGCCGCCTATTTCGCCGTTCGGGAGGTCGGGGGGCTGGGGGTGATGGTGGCCAAGCTGTCCGCGAAAGCGGGGCCGAACGGGTTGAACTATCTCAGCATCCTGCCGGATTTCAGGAACAACTGGGATATGGCCCTGGCCATTTTCATCATGCCCATCGCCGTGCAGTGGTGGGCGGTCTGGTACCCCGGCGCCGAGCCCGGCGGCGGTTCCTACATCGCCCAGCGCATGCTGGCCTCCAAGTCGGAGAAAGACTCGCTGGGCGCGGTCCTCTTCTTCAACATCGCCCATTATGTTCTGCGGCCCTGGCCCTGGATCCTGGTCGGGCTGTGCTCGCTGATCATCTTCCCCCAGCTCGCGGATATCCAAAAAGCCTATCCGGGGCTCGACCCGCGGCTCATCGGCCACGACATCGCCTACCCGGCCATGCTCAAGTTCCTGCCGGTCGGGTTCATCGGGCTGATGGTCGGCGGCCTGATCGCGGCCAATTCCTCGACCATCCTAACCCACCTCAACTGGGGCGCCTCGTACCTGGTGCACGACTTCTACCGCCGCTTCATCAAGCGGGATGGCACGGAAAAGCACTATGTCAAGGTCGGCCGCTACGCCACGGTCCTGCTGTTCGTGGTGGCCTCGGGCATGGTCTTTCTCATGGAGTCGGCCAAGGATTCGTTCGATATCATTCTCCAAGTCGGGGCGGGGACGGGCCTGCTCTACCTGATCCGCTGGTTCTGGTGGCGGGTGAACGCCTGGTGCGAAGTCAACGCCATGGTCAGCTCGTTCCTGATATCGATCGCCTTCCTAGCCCTGAGACGACCACATTTCATCCTGCGGCAAGGACTCGTTCTCCCGACCCACATCGCTCTGCTGATCACCATCGCCGTGACCACGGCGACTTGGGTCTTGACCGCGTTCCTGGCCAAGCCCACCGACCCCAAGACGCTGTTGTCCTTCTACCGCAAAGTGCGGCCGTTCGGGCCGGGCTGGAAGGCGGTTCGGGCGGAGGCCGGGATTTCCGAGGAAGAGGCCCACGGCTCGCACGAGAACATTCCGCTGGCCCTGGTCGGCTGGGCTTCGGGCGTCGCGACGATCTGGTCGGCCCTTTTCACCGTGGGCAACGTCCTCTACGGGCGCTGGTCCTGGGCCGCGGGATTGTTCGGGGTCTTCCTGATCAGCGCTTTCATCCTGATTAGGGTCATCAACAAGCTCTGGGAGAATAAAAAAGTTGTCCCCGAGACGGCTTAA